In a genomic window of Quercus lobata isolate SW786 chromosome 4, ValleyOak3.0 Primary Assembly, whole genome shotgun sequence:
- the LOC115987067 gene encoding uncharacterized protein LOC115987067 yields the protein MAKYIAILLFLILPFLLSQNLKPIRHAEAAGPRKRRIEVTNDLDDIVDEEEDEAWKEWGKKSTSSGDESDLRPSDLWKMSDADIQAEMMNPHSGSSIGLVKLRFRSPPTEDMVADTAMKWTKVLKTGGIGARLMGIDLGTILFTIERGQDTTELREFLLDQPEAYEIKIGDQTFRRPGDPPFEEVIAELQNEKNKVDNTNPTENGRELKEEL from the exons ATGGCGAAATACATAGCCATTCTCCTCTTCCTCATTCTCCCCTTCCTCCTTTCTCAAAACCTCAAACCGATCCGCCACGCCGAGGCAGCAGGCCCGAGGAAGCGAAGGATCGAAGTAACGAACGATCTTGACGACATTGTCGACGAGGAGGAGGACGAGGCGTGGAAGGAGTGGGGCAAGAAATCCACGTCCTCTGGTGATGAGTCCGATCTCCGGCCTTCCGATTTGTGGAAGATGTCAGACGCTGATATCCAGGCCGAGATGATGAATCCGCATTCCGGGTCGTCAATTGGACTCGTTAAGCTCCGGTTCCGGTCTCCCCCGACTGAG GATATGGTAGCTGACACTGCTATGAAATGGACAAAAGTTCTGAAAACTGGAGGTATTGGGGCAAGATTAATGGGTATTGATCTGGGCACAATCTTGTTCACCATTGAAAGAGGCCAAGATACAACTGAG TTGAGGGAGTTTTTGCTGGACCAACCAGAGGCATATGAGATCAAGATTGGGGATCAAACTTTTCGAAGGCCTGGAGATCCTCCTTTTGAGGAGGTTATTGCAGAGCTCCAAAATGAGAAAAACAAGGTTGATAATACTAATCCCACTGAGAATGGAAGGGAATTGAAAGAAGAGTTATAG
- the LOC115987050 gene encoding uncharacterized protein LOC115987050 → MAKYMTILLFLLLSQNLKPVREVEAAAKRSIHITEDLDDVVDDEEDEAWKEWGKKSTPSADSDLLRPSDLSKMSEAEIQAEMMKRHSGPSMGFVKLRLGVPRTPDMVAEIAMKWTKVLRTGAIGARFMGVDRSTIMFTMERGQDTAELKEFVLDQPEAYEIKIGDQAFRRPGDPPLEEVLAKLHNEKNKVDNTNPTKNGKQLKEEL, encoded by the exons aTGGCGAAATACATGACCattctcctcttcctcctcctttcTCAAAACCTTAAACCGGTTCGTGAAGTCGAAGCCGCGGCGAAGCGAAGCATCCACATAACGGAGGATCTTGACGATGTCGTTGACGACGAGGAGGACGAGGCCTGGAAGGAGTGGGGCAAGAAATCCACGCCCTCTGCTGACTCCGATCTTCTCCGGCCTTCCGATTTGTCGAAGATGTCGGAGGCCGAAATCCAGGCCGAGATGATGAAGCGGCATTCTGGGCCGTCAATGGGTTTCGTTAAGCTCCGGCTCGGCGTTCCACGGACTCCG GACATGGTAGCTGAGATTGCTATGAAATGGACAAAGGTTCTGAGAACTGGAGCTATCGGAGCAAGATTCATGGGTGTTGATCGGAGCACAATCATGTTCACCATGGAAAGAGGCCAAGATACAGCTGAG TTGAAGGAGTTTGTGTTGGACCAACCAGAGGCATATGAGATCAAGATTGGGGATCAAGCTTTTCGTAGGCCTGGAGATCCTCCTTTAGAGGAAGTTCTTGCAAAGCTCCACAATGAGAAAAACAAGGTGGATAATACTAATCCCACTAAGAATGGAAAGCAATTGAAAGAAGAGTTGTAG